One Methanomassiliicoccales archaeon genomic window carries:
- the cca gene encoding CCA tRNA nucleotidyltransferase, with protein LVGSVAKDTYLGDPDIDVFILFPEDSPRSTLESVGLAIGHKVIGGEERYAEHPYIHGRFQGFQVDLVPCYNLSNTSRIKSAVDRTPFHTDYVLSNLRPEQHDQVRLLKQFMKGVGVYGADAKVCGFSGYLAELLILRYGNFASTIEAGAKWNSGTLLSMTGEPMNAFKSPFVFIDPVDRNRNVASALTANSFATFIHACQEFTAEKDRRFFFPITARPFTVLQLADSLDRYGTKVVGVRTQRPDLTDDNLYPQTQKTMEGLVGLLEQHGFNVIDQTYQVGQRIVYTMMLESDELSDCTLHMGPPVWVENSTKFLERWRKEGASLPFIKDGRWAVMANREYTKAADVLRDKFKDAALGSAFRKMEEIEVLDHRQLLSSGFEEILSKMLDKRFPWEK; from the coding sequence TTAGTAGGTTCGGTCGCTAAAGACACATACCTGGGTGACCCTGATATCGATGTATTCATTCTTTTTCCGGAAGATTCTCCAAGATCGACATTGGAGAGCGTGGGACTAGCAATCGGGCACAAAGTCATTGGTGGCGAGGAAAGATATGCAGAACACCCTTACATCCACGGAAGGTTCCAAGGATTCCAGGTAGATCTGGTTCCCTGTTACAACCTGTCTAACACTTCACGTATAAAATCAGCTGTGGACAGGACTCCGTTCCACACTGATTATGTTCTATCCAACCTCCGACCCGAACAGCACGATCAAGTACGTCTGTTGAAGCAATTCATGAAAGGGGTCGGAGTCTACGGAGCTGACGCCAAGGTGTGCGGATTCTCCGGATATCTAGCCGAGCTCTTGATATTGAGATATGGAAATTTCGCCTCAACAATAGAGGCAGGTGCCAAATGGAACTCTGGAACGTTACTTTCGATGACCGGGGAACCAATGAATGCTTTCAAGTCACCTTTCGTCTTCATCGACCCGGTCGACAGAAACCGAAATGTGGCATCCGCCCTTACAGCGAATTCGTTCGCCACCTTTATCCATGCATGTCAAGAATTCACAGCGGAAAAGGATCGCCGATTCTTCTTCCCCATAACCGCCAGACCGTTCACCGTACTTCAGCTGGCCGATTCATTGGACCGATACGGGACAAAGGTCGTGGGAGTAAGGACCCAGCGCCCTGACCTGACCGATGACAATCTATATCCTCAGACCCAGAAGACCATGGAGGGGCTGGTGGGTCTTTTGGAACAACATGGATTCAATGTCATCGACCAGACATACCAGGTCGGCCAAAGGATAGTATACACAATGATGCTGGAGTCCGACGAGCTATCGGATTGCACTTTGCATATGGGCCCGCCGGTCTGGGTGGAAAATTCCACCAAATTCCTGGAACGATGGCGGAAGGAAGGGGCAAGCCTTCCATTCATCAAAGATGGACGATGGGCGGTTATGGCCAACAGAGAATACACCAAGGCCGCCGATGTTCTTCGCGACAAGTTCAAGGACGCGGCCCTGGGAAGTGCATTTCGAAAGATGGAGGAGATAGAGGTCCTCGACCACCGACAACTGCTCTCGTCTGGATTCGAAGAAATCCTCAGCAAGATGCTAGATAAGCGGTTTCCCTGGGAAAAGTGA